A stretch of the Oncorhynchus mykiss isolate Arlee chromosome 23, USDA_OmykA_1.1, whole genome shotgun sequence genome encodes the following:
- the LOC110502442 gene encoding zinc finger SWIM domain-containing protein 8 isoform X3 produces the protein MELMFAEWEDGERFSFEDSDRFEEDSLCSFISEAESLCQNWRGWRKQSGGPNSPTVKIKDGQVIPLVELSAKQVAFHIPFEVVEKVYPPVPEQLQLRIAYWSFPENEEDIRLYSCLANGSPDEFQRGEQLYRMRAVKDPLQIGFHLSATVVSPQTGQSKGAYNVAVMFDRCRITSCSCTCGAGAKWCAHVVALCLFRIHNASAVCLRAPVSESLSRLQRDQLQKFAQYLISELPQQILPTAQRLLDELLSSQSTAINTVCGAPDPTAGPSASDQSTWYLDESTLSDNIKKTLHKFCGPSPVVFSDVNSMYLSSTEPPAAAEWACLLRPLRGREPEGIWNLLSIVREMFKRRDSNAAPLLEILTEQCLTYEQIIGWWYSVRTSASHSSASGHTGRSNGQSEVAAHACASMCDDMVVLWRLAVLDPTMSPQRRLELASQLKQWHLKVIEIVKRGQHRKSLDKLFQGFKPAVESCYFNWEVAYPLPGITYCSADKKSASFCWARAVQQQRGAKAGLAGDTSELGGGGGRSGSSEGGGGDYKGRTPQQEVAVRPKETIVSKRKGLSAGGGGGVLVRLGGSVCLSLEEGSSKGMYKGAGSSSSIGGKAKLAQGGKSSSGGSGGVGGKHQAAKRRTSSEDSSLEPDMAELSLDDGSSLALGAEASNTFDFTPPPPEMLPSPSPLLREPHKYSGGGKGAGNMPKERSFEVKRVTLAATLPATESQPAFPLKENAAVVVEAAVALEKEVEVEMEVNGNKEVAPAGDARLSTSVAVVTVTAAAAKPPRGGRRETGAGAVALPNQSPGAGGDPVGEDDYRAYYLNAASEEGAERVPENNHEEEPDIFAGIKPLEQEGQMEVLFACAEALHAHGYSNEACRLAVELAGDLLANPPDLKVEQPQTKGKKSKVSTSRQTQVATNTLVKTSFLLTVLSERLELHNLAFSTGMFSLELQRPPASTKALEVKLAYQESEVVALLKKIPLGLVEMTSIRDRAEQLRDGNFCDYRPVLPLMLASFIFDVLCTPVVSPTGSRPPSRNRNNEMPGDEELGFEAAVAALGMKTTVSEAEHPLLCEGTRREKGDLALALMITYKDDQSKLKKILDKLLDRESQTHKPQTLSSFYSSKPAASSQRSPSKHAAHNAHGHGGATGGVSKHAPNATAAAGSSSVQVVAAGGAAGQLAGSGVQNNATPGEGVSEAREQADGAQPVSCDQPSEAVPFKPEGTVPSRLALGGRGAYSGRCWGSPVRQKKKHTGMASIDSSAPETTSDSSPTLSRRPLRGGWAAASWGRGQDSDSISSSSSDSLGSSSSSGSRRAGGGARAKSTDTSRYKGRRPECHAPHVPNQPSEAAAHFYFELAKTVLIKAGGNSSTSIFTQPSASGGHQGPHRNLHLCAFEIGLYALGLHNFVSPNWLSRTYSSHVSWITGQAMEIGSAALNILVECWDGHLTPPEVASLADRASRARDPNMVRAAAELALSCLPHAHALNPNEIQRALVQCKEQVHVRYSSVLQKTHRTTHDNLMLEKACMAVEEAAKGGGVYPEVLFEVAHQWYWLYEQTVGGGSGAQREGPGRCRANGGAGRRPPETGHGVTDNSGNMESSGVATVTASVTAAAVVPVISVGSTIYQSHALPGSAMAHPHSQGLHPYTTIQAHLPTVCTPQYLGHPLQHVPRPTVFPLSGGAYPQCVCVPSQGMHPAFIGAQYPFSVATGPHPPMAATAVTFPGIPVPSMTQIAVHPYHTETGLPLSTTVAGATTFSSFYPVGGVHSGATIQAIQGSSLPGMSSQPVSLVSAPFPSEDEQHSQPISQQGLHYLHSAYRVGMLALEMLGRRAHNDHPNNFSRSPPYTEDVKWLLGLAARLGVNYVYQFCVGAAKGVLSPFVLQEIIMEALQRLNPAHIHAHLRTPAFHQLVQRCQQAYLQYIHHRLIHLTPADYDDFVNIIRSARGAFCLTPVGMMQFNDVLQNLKRGKQTKELWQRISLEMATFSP, from the exons gtTTCCACCTCAGTGCCACTGTGGTATCGCCCCAGACTGGCCAATCAAAAGGGGCATACAATGTGGCTGTCATGTTTGATCGCTGCCGCATTACCTCCTGCAGTTGCACCTGCGGGGCTGGGGCCAAGTGGTGCGCCCACGTGGTGGCCCTCTGCCTCTTCAGGATCCACAAC GCGTCTGCAGTGTGCCTGCGAGCCCCCGTTTCAGAGTCCCTGTCCCGGCTGCAGAGGGACCAGCTGCAGAAGTTTGCCCAGTACCTAATCAGCGAGCTTCCCCAACAG ATTTTGCCCACAGCCCAGAGGCTCCTGGATGAGCTCCTGTCCTCCCAGTCCACAGCCATCAACACAGTGTGTGGGGCTCCAG ACCCCACTGCTGGCCCCTCGGCCTCTGACCAGAGCACTTGGTATCTAGATGAGTCCACGCTCAGTGACAACATCAAGAAGACGCTGCACAAGTTCTGTGGCCCCTCTCCTGTGGTCTTCAG TGACGTCAACTCCATGTACCTGTCATCCACGGAGCCACCGGCTGCGGCAGAGTGGGCATGTCTGCTGAGACCTCTGAGGGGGCGGGAGCCTGAGGGGATCTGGAACCTCCTGTCTATCGTCAGGGAGATGTTCAAGAGGAGGGACAGCAACGCTGCACCTCTACTAGAGATCCTCACTGAGCAGTGTCTCACTTATGAACAG ATTATTGGCTGGTGGTACAGCGTGCGTACGTCGGCGTCCCACAGCAGTGCCAGCGGGCACACGGGGCGCAGTAACGGGCAGTCGGAGGTGGCAGCCCACGCCTGCGCCAGCATGTGTGATGACATGGTGGTTCTGTGGAGGCTGGCTGTGCTAGACCCTACCATGAGCCCTCAGAG GCGTTTGGAGCTGGCCTCCCAGCTCAAGCAGTGGCATCTGAAAGTGATTGAGATTGTGAAGCGAGGGCAACATCGCAAGTCCCTGGACAAACTGTTCCAGGGCTTCAAGCCAGCCGTGGAGTCCTGCTACTTTAACTGGGAGGTGGCCTACCCACTGCCAGGCATCACCTACTGCAGTGCTGACAAGAAGAGCGCCTCCTTCTGCTGGGCCAGGGCAGTGCAGCAGCAGAGAGGGGCCAAGGCTGGCCTGGCTGGAGACACCTCTGaacttggaggaggaggagggagatctGGCAGCTctgagggaggtgggggagactACAAGGGCAGAACTCCCCAACAAGAAGTGGCTGTCAGGCCCAAAGAGACCATTGTGAGCAAGAGGAAGGGGTTGTCGGCCGGGGGCGGAGGAGGGGTCCTAGTGCGGCTAGGGGGCAGTGTCTGTCTTTCTCTAGAGGAGGGCAGTAGTAAGGGGATGTACAAAGGCGCAGGTTCCTCCTCGTCCATTGGGGGCAAGGCTAAGCTGGCCCAGGGGGGGAAGTCGTCCTCCGGGGGATCAGGAGGGGTAGGGGGAAAACACCAAGCGGCCAAGCGGCGCACCAGCAGTGAGGACAGCTCCCTGGAGCCTGACATGGCCGAGCTGAGCCTGGATGATGGCTCCAGTCTGGCGCTGGGCGCCGAGGCCAGTAACACCTTTGACTTCACACCCCCGCCACCCGAGATGCTACCCTCACCAAGCCCGCTACTCAGAGAGCCACACAAATACAGTGGGGGAGGGAAAGGGGCCGGAAACATGCCCAAGGAGCGCTCCTTCGAGGTCAAACGTGTCACTCTTGCTGCCACCCTGCCTGCCACTGAGTCCCAGCCCGCCTTCCCCCTCAAGGAGAACGCCGCTGTCGTCGTGGAAGCGGCTGTTGCCTTGGAGAAGGAGGTGGAAGTAGAGATGGAGGTGAATGGAAATAAGGAGGTGGCCCCCGCTGGAGACGCTCGGCTCTCCACCTCAGTCGCTGTTGTTACCGTGACTGCTGCTGCCGCCAAGCCACCGCGGGGTGGGCGCCGAGAAACTGGAGCTGGAGCCGTAGCCCTGCCCAATCAGAGCCCAGGGGCAGGGGGAGACCCTGTTGGAGAGGATGACTACCGGGCCTACTACCTAAATGCAGCCTCtgaggagggggcagagagagtgcCAGAGAACAACCATGAGGAGGAACCAGACATCTTTGCTGGGATCAAGCCACTGGAGCAGGAGGGCCAGATGGAGGTGCTGTTTGCATGTGCAGAGGCCCTCCACGCCCATGGCTACAGCAACGAGGCCTGCAGACTGGCAGTGGAGCTGGCTGGAGACCTGCTGGCCAACCCTCCAGACCTGAAGGTGGAGCAGCCCCAGACGAAGGGTAAGAAGAGCAAGGTGTCCACCAGCAGGCAGACCCAGGTGGCCACCAACACCCTGGTCAAGACCTCCTTCCTGCTGACGGTGCTGAGCGAGAGGCTGGAGCTCCACAACCTGGCCTTCAGCACGGGCATGTTCTCCCTGGAGCTGCAGAGGCCCCCAGCCTCCACCAAGGCCCTGGAGGTCAAGCTGGCCTACCAGGAGTCAGAGGTGGTGGCTCTGCTGAAGAAGATCCCTCTGGGCCTGGTGGAGATGACGTCCATACGGGACAGGGCCGAGCAGCTCCGAGACGGGAACTTCTGTGACTACAGGCCTGTCCTGCCCCTCATGCTGGCCAGCTTCATATTTGATGTGCTGTGTACCCCAG TTGTCTCCCCCACAGGTTCCCGTCCTCCCAGCCGTAACCGGAACAACGAGATGCCTGGAGACGAGGAGCTGGGCTTTGAGGCTGCTGTCGCAGCACTGG GTATGAAGACCACAGTGAGCGAGGCAGAGCACCCTCTGCTGTGTGAGGGGaccaggagagagaaaggagacttGGCTCTGGCTCTTATGATCACATACAAGGATGACCAGAGCAAGCTGAAAAAG ATCCTGGACAAGCTGCTGGACAGAGAGAGCCAGACCCACAAGCCCCAAACCCTGAGTTCCTTCTACTCCAGCAAGCCAGCTGCCAGCAGCCAGAGGAGCCCGTCCAAGCACGCTGCCCACAATGCTCACGGACACGGAGGTGCCACCGGAGGGGTGTCCAAACACGCCCCAAACGCCACGGCTGCAGCTGGGTCCTCCTCTGTGCAAGTGGTGGCTGCTGGTGGGGCAGCAGGACAACTGGCGGGCAGTGGGGTGCAGAACAACGCCACACCCGGAGAGGGCGTCAGTGAGGCCAGAGAACAAG CAGATGGCGCCCAGCCTGTGTCATGTGACCAGCCGAGTGAGGCGGTCCCATTCAAGCCCGAGGGCACTGTGCCTAGTCGCTTGGCGCTGGGAGGACGGGGGGCATACAGCGGGCGCTGCTGGGGCTCTCCTGTCCGCCAGAAGAAGAAACACACAG GCATGGCGAGTATCGACAGCAGTGCTCCTGAGACCACCTCAGACAGCTCCCCCACCCTCAGCCGACGTCCACTCAGAGGGGGCTGGGCTGCGGCCTCCTGGGGGAGGGGCCAGGACAGTGACAGCATCAGCAGCTCTTCCTCTGATTCGCTGGGCTCCTCCTCATCCAGTGGCTCTCGCAGGGCCGGAGGGGGAGCTAGGGCAAAGAGCACAGACACCAGCAG GTATAAAGGGCGTCGTCCTGAGTGCCATGCACCACATGTGCCCAACCAGCCATCGGAGGCGGCGGCTCACTTCTACTTTGAGCTGGCCAAGACGGTGCTGATCAAGGCCGGGGGCAACAGCTCCACCTCCATCTTCACCCAGCCCTCAGCCAGCGGGGGCCACCAGGGTCCCCACCGCAACTTGCACCTCTGTGCCTTCGAGATTGGCCTGTACGCCCTGGGCCTGCACAACTTTGTCTCGCCCAACTGGCTATCCAGGACCTACTCCTCCCACGTCTCCTGGATCACAG gcCAGGCCATGGAGATTGGCAGTGCTGCCCTCAACATCCTGGTGGAATGCTGGGACGGGCACCTCACCCCTCCCGAGGTGGCATCACTGGCAGACAGGGCATCACGGGCGCGGGACCCCAACATGGTTCGCGCTGCGGCCGAGCTGGCCCTGAGCTGCCTGCCCCATGCACACGCCCTCAACCCCAATGAGATCCAGAGGGCCCTGGTGCAGTGCAAGGAACAGGTACATGTCCGGTACTCTTCAGTTCTGCAGAAGACACATCGGACTACTCAT gaCAATCTGATGCTAGAGAAAGCCTGTATGGCTGTAGAGGAGGCAGCCAAGGGGGGCGGTGTGTACCCTGAGGTTCTGTTTGAGGTGGCCCACCAGTGGTACTGGCTCTATGAGCAGACAGTAGGAGGGGGCTCAGGGGCCCAGCGCGAGGGCCCGGGACGCTGCAGGGCCAACGGTGGAGCTGGGAGAAGGCCCCCGGAGACTGGTCACGGTGTGACGGACAACAGTGGCAACATGGAGTCCTCTGGTGTTGCCACAGTTACTGCCTCTGTGACAGCAGCGGCTGTGGTGCCCGTCATCTCTGTGGGCTCCACCATCTACCAATCACACGCCCTTCCTGGCTCTGCCATGGCCCACCCCCACTCCCAGGGCCTGCATCCCTACACTACCATCCAGGCCCACCTGCCCACTGTCTGCACCCCCCAGTACCTGGGGCACCCGCTGCAGCATGTCCCCCGGCCCACTGTGTTCCCCTTGTCAGGGGGTGCGTACCCACAG tgtgtatgtgtgccctcCCAGGGAATGCACCCGGCCTTTATCGGTGCCCAGTACCCGTTCTCAGTGGCCACCGGCCCCCATCCGCCCATGGCAGCAACTGCGGTCACCTTCCCTGGTATTCCCGTGCCGTCCATGACCCAGATCGCCGTCCACCCTTACCACACTGAGACCGGCCTGCCTCTGAGCACCACTGTAGCAG GAGCCACGACTTTTTCCTCTTTCTATCCAGTAGGTGGCGTCCATTCAGGCGCCACAATCCAGGCCATTCAGGGGTCATCTCTTCCTGGTATGTCTTCCCAGCCCGTCTCATTGGTCAGCGCCCCCTTCCCGTCTGAAGACGAGCAGCAtagccagccaatcagccagcaGGGTCTTCACTACCTGCACTCAGCCTACAGAGTTG GCATGCTGGCTTTGGAGATGCTTGGAAGGAGGGCTCACAACGACCACCCCAATAACTTCTCCCGCAGCCCCCCATACACGGAGGATGTCAAGTGGCTCCTGGGCCTGGCTGCACGGCTAG gTGTGAACTACGTGTACCAGTTCTGTGTGGGTGCGGCTAAGGGTGTGCTCAGCCCCTTCGTCCTTCAGGAGATCATCATGGAGGCTCTCCAGAGACTCAACCCCGCCCACATCCATGCCCACCTCCGCACGCCCGCCTTCCATCAGCTTGTGCAGCGCTGCCAGCAGGCCTATCTACAG TATATCCACCACCGGCTGATCCACCTGACCCCGGCCGACTACGACGACTTTGTCAACATCATCCGCAGTGCCCGCGGGGCCTTCTGTTTGACCCCTGTGGGAATGATGCAGTTCAACGACGTGCTTCAGAACCTGAAGAGGGGCAAGCAGACCAAGGAGCTGTGGCAGCGCATCTCTCTGGAGATGGCCACCTTCTCCCCATGA
- the LOC110502442 gene encoding zinc finger SWIM domain-containing protein 8 isoform X9 encodes MELMFAEWEDGERFSFEDSDRFEEDSLCSFISEAESLCQNWRGWRKQSGGPNSPTVKIKDGQVIPLVELSAKQVAFHIPFEVVEKVYPPVPEQLQLRIAYWSFPENEEDIRLYSCLANGSPDEFQRGEQLYRMRAVKDPLQIGFHLSATVVSPQTGQSKGAYNVAVMFDRCRITSCSCTCGAGAKWCAHVVALCLFRIHNASAVCLRAPVSESLSRLQRDQLQKFAQYLISELPQQILPTAQRLLDELLSSQSTAINTVCGAPDPTAGPSASDQSTWYLDESTLSDNIKKTLHKFCGPSPVVFSDVNSMYLSSTEPPAAAEWACLLRPLRGREPEGIWNLLSIVREMFKRRDSNAAPLLEILTEQCLTYEQIIGWWYSVRTSASHSSASGHTGRSNGQSEVAAHACASMCDDMVVLWRLAVLDPTMSPQRRLELASQLKQWHLKVIEIVKRGQHRKSLDKLFQGFKPAVESCYFNWEVAYPLPGITYCSADKKSASFCWARAVQQQRGAKAGLAGDTSELGGGGGRSGSSEGGGGDYKGRTPQQEVAVRPKETIVSKRKGLSAGGGGGVLVRLGGSVCLSLEEGSSKGMYKGAGSSSSIGGKAKLAQGGKSSSGGSGGVGGKHQAAKRRTSSEDSSLEPDMAELSLDDGSSLALGAEASNTFDFTPPPPEMLPSPSPLLREPHKYSGGGKGAGNMPKERSFEVKRVTLAATLPATESQPAFPLKENAAVVVEAAVALEKEVEVEMEVNGNKEVAPAGDARLSTSVAVVTVTAAAAKPPRGGRRETGAGAVALPNQSPGAGGDPVGEDDYRAYYLNAASEEGAERVPENNHEEEPDIFAGIKPLEQEGQMEVLFACAEALHAHGYSNEACRLAVELAGDLLANPPDLKVEQPQTKGKKSKVSTSRQTQVATNTLVKTSFLLTVLSERLELHNLAFSTGMFSLELQRPPASTKALEVKLAYQESEVVALLKKIPLGLVEMTSIRDRAEQLRDGNFCDYRPVLPLMLASFIFDVLCTPVVSPTGSRPPSRNRNNEMPGDEELGFEAAVAALGMKTTVSEAEHPLLCEGTRREKGDLALALMITYKDDQSKLKKILDKLLDRESQTHKPQTLSSFYSSKPAASSQRSPSKHAAHNAHGHGGATGGVSKHAPNATAAAGSSSVQVVAAGGAAGQLAGSGVQNNATPGEGVSEAREQDGAQPVSCDQPSEAVPFKPEGTVPSRLALGGRGAYSGRCWGSPVRQKKKHTGMASIDSSAPETTSDSSPTLSRRPLRGGWAAASWGRGQDSDSISSSSSDSLGSSSSSGSRRAGGGARAKSTDTSRYKGRRPECHAPHVPNQPSEAAAHFYFELAKTVLIKAGGNSSTSIFTQPSASGGHQGPHRNLHLCAFEIGLYALGLHNFVSPNWLSRTYSSHVSWITGQAMEIGSAALNILVECWDGHLTPPEVASLADRASRARDPNMVRAAAELALSCLPHAHALNPNEIQRALVQCKEQDNLMLEKACMAVEEAAKGGGVYPEVLFEVAHQWYWLYEQTVGGGSGAQREGPGRCRANGGAGRRPPETGHGVTDNSGNMESSGVATVTASVTAAAVVPVISVGSTIYQSHALPGSAMAHPHSQGLHPYTTIQAHLPTVCTPQYLGHPLQHVPRPTVFPLSGGAYPQGMHPAFIGAQYPFSVATGPHPPMAATAVTFPGIPVPSMTQIAVHPYHTETGLPLSTTVAGATTFSSFYPVGGVHSGATIQAIQGSSLPGMSSQPVSLVSAPFPSEDEQHSQPISQQGLHYLHSAYRVGMLALEMLGRRAHNDHPNNFSRSPPYTEDVKWLLGLAARLGVNYVYQFCVGAAKGVLSPFVLQEIIMEALQRLNPAHIHAHLRTPAFHQLVQRCQQAYLQYIHHRLIHLTPADYDDFVNIIRSARGAFCLTPVGMMQFNDVLQNLKRGKQTKELWQRISLEMATFSP; translated from the exons gtTTCCACCTCAGTGCCACTGTGGTATCGCCCCAGACTGGCCAATCAAAAGGGGCATACAATGTGGCTGTCATGTTTGATCGCTGCCGCATTACCTCCTGCAGTTGCACCTGCGGGGCTGGGGCCAAGTGGTGCGCCCACGTGGTGGCCCTCTGCCTCTTCAGGATCCACAAC GCGTCTGCAGTGTGCCTGCGAGCCCCCGTTTCAGAGTCCCTGTCCCGGCTGCAGAGGGACCAGCTGCAGAAGTTTGCCCAGTACCTAATCAGCGAGCTTCCCCAACAG ATTTTGCCCACAGCCCAGAGGCTCCTGGATGAGCTCCTGTCCTCCCAGTCCACAGCCATCAACACAGTGTGTGGGGCTCCAG ACCCCACTGCTGGCCCCTCGGCCTCTGACCAGAGCACTTGGTATCTAGATGAGTCCACGCTCAGTGACAACATCAAGAAGACGCTGCACAAGTTCTGTGGCCCCTCTCCTGTGGTCTTCAG TGACGTCAACTCCATGTACCTGTCATCCACGGAGCCACCGGCTGCGGCAGAGTGGGCATGTCTGCTGAGACCTCTGAGGGGGCGGGAGCCTGAGGGGATCTGGAACCTCCTGTCTATCGTCAGGGAGATGTTCAAGAGGAGGGACAGCAACGCTGCACCTCTACTAGAGATCCTCACTGAGCAGTGTCTCACTTATGAACAG ATTATTGGCTGGTGGTACAGCGTGCGTACGTCGGCGTCCCACAGCAGTGCCAGCGGGCACACGGGGCGCAGTAACGGGCAGTCGGAGGTGGCAGCCCACGCCTGCGCCAGCATGTGTGATGACATGGTGGTTCTGTGGAGGCTGGCTGTGCTAGACCCTACCATGAGCCCTCAGAG GCGTTTGGAGCTGGCCTCCCAGCTCAAGCAGTGGCATCTGAAAGTGATTGAGATTGTGAAGCGAGGGCAACATCGCAAGTCCCTGGACAAACTGTTCCAGGGCTTCAAGCCAGCCGTGGAGTCCTGCTACTTTAACTGGGAGGTGGCCTACCCACTGCCAGGCATCACCTACTGCAGTGCTGACAAGAAGAGCGCCTCCTTCTGCTGGGCCAGGGCAGTGCAGCAGCAGAGAGGGGCCAAGGCTGGCCTGGCTGGAGACACCTCTGaacttggaggaggaggagggagatctGGCAGCTctgagggaggtgggggagactACAAGGGCAGAACTCCCCAACAAGAAGTGGCTGTCAGGCCCAAAGAGACCATTGTGAGCAAGAGGAAGGGGTTGTCGGCCGGGGGCGGAGGAGGGGTCCTAGTGCGGCTAGGGGGCAGTGTCTGTCTTTCTCTAGAGGAGGGCAGTAGTAAGGGGATGTACAAAGGCGCAGGTTCCTCCTCGTCCATTGGGGGCAAGGCTAAGCTGGCCCAGGGGGGGAAGTCGTCCTCCGGGGGATCAGGAGGGGTAGGGGGAAAACACCAAGCGGCCAAGCGGCGCACCAGCAGTGAGGACAGCTCCCTGGAGCCTGACATGGCCGAGCTGAGCCTGGATGATGGCTCCAGTCTGGCGCTGGGCGCCGAGGCCAGTAACACCTTTGACTTCACACCCCCGCCACCCGAGATGCTACCCTCACCAAGCCCGCTACTCAGAGAGCCACACAAATACAGTGGGGGAGGGAAAGGGGCCGGAAACATGCCCAAGGAGCGCTCCTTCGAGGTCAAACGTGTCACTCTTGCTGCCACCCTGCCTGCCACTGAGTCCCAGCCCGCCTTCCCCCTCAAGGAGAACGCCGCTGTCGTCGTGGAAGCGGCTGTTGCCTTGGAGAAGGAGGTGGAAGTAGAGATGGAGGTGAATGGAAATAAGGAGGTGGCCCCCGCTGGAGACGCTCGGCTCTCCACCTCAGTCGCTGTTGTTACCGTGACTGCTGCTGCCGCCAAGCCACCGCGGGGTGGGCGCCGAGAAACTGGAGCTGGAGCCGTAGCCCTGCCCAATCAGAGCCCAGGGGCAGGGGGAGACCCTGTTGGAGAGGATGACTACCGGGCCTACTACCTAAATGCAGCCTCtgaggagggggcagagagagtgcCAGAGAACAACCATGAGGAGGAACCAGACATCTTTGCTGGGATCAAGCCACTGGAGCAGGAGGGCCAGATGGAGGTGCTGTTTGCATGTGCAGAGGCCCTCCACGCCCATGGCTACAGCAACGAGGCCTGCAGACTGGCAGTGGAGCTGGCTGGAGACCTGCTGGCCAACCCTCCAGACCTGAAGGTGGAGCAGCCCCAGACGAAGGGTAAGAAGAGCAAGGTGTCCACCAGCAGGCAGACCCAGGTGGCCACCAACACCCTGGTCAAGACCTCCTTCCTGCTGACGGTGCTGAGCGAGAGGCTGGAGCTCCACAACCTGGCCTTCAGCACGGGCATGTTCTCCCTGGAGCTGCAGAGGCCCCCAGCCTCCACCAAGGCCCTGGAGGTCAAGCTGGCCTACCAGGAGTCAGAGGTGGTGGCTCTGCTGAAGAAGATCCCTCTGGGCCTGGTGGAGATGACGTCCATACGGGACAGGGCCGAGCAGCTCCGAGACGGGAACTTCTGTGACTACAGGCCTGTCCTGCCCCTCATGCTGGCCAGCTTCATATTTGATGTGCTGTGTACCCCAG TTGTCTCCCCCACAGGTTCCCGTCCTCCCAGCCGTAACCGGAACAACGAGATGCCTGGAGACGAGGAGCTGGGCTTTGAGGCTGCTGTCGCAGCACTGG GTATGAAGACCACAGTGAGCGAGGCAGAGCACCCTCTGCTGTGTGAGGGGaccaggagagagaaaggagacttGGCTCTGGCTCTTATGATCACATACAAGGATGACCAGAGCAAGCTGAAAAAG ATCCTGGACAAGCTGCTGGACAGAGAGAGCCAGACCCACAAGCCCCAAACCCTGAGTTCCTTCTACTCCAGCAAGCCAGCTGCCAGCAGCCAGAGGAGCCCGTCCAAGCACGCTGCCCACAATGCTCACGGACACGGAGGTGCCACCGGAGGGGTGTCCAAACACGCCCCAAACGCCACGGCTGCAGCTGGGTCCTCCTCTGTGCAAGTGGTGGCTGCTGGTGGGGCAGCAGGACAACTGGCGGGCAGTGGGGTGCAGAACAACGCCACACCCGGAGAGGGCGTCAGTGAGGCCAGAGAACAAG ATGGCGCCCAGCCTGTGTCATGTGACCAGCCGAGTGAGGCGGTCCCATTCAAGCCCGAGGGCACTGTGCCTAGTCGCTTGGCGCTGGGAGGACGGGGGGCATACAGCGGGCGCTGCTGGGGCTCTCCTGTCCGCCAGAAGAAGAAACACACAG GCATGGCGAGTATCGACAGCAGTGCTCCTGAGACCACCTCAGACAGCTCCCCCACCCTCAGCCGACGTCCACTCAGAGGGGGCTGGGCTGCGGCCTCCTGGGGGAGGGGCCAGGACAGTGACAGCATCAGCAGCTCTTCCTCTGATTCGCTGGGCTCCTCCTCATCCAGTGGCTCTCGCAGGGCCGGAGGGGGAGCTAGGGCAAAGAGCACAGACACCAGCAG GTATAAAGGGCGTCGTCCTGAGTGCCATGCACCACATGTGCCCAACCAGCCATCGGAGGCGGCGGCTCACTTCTACTTTGAGCTGGCCAAGACGGTGCTGATCAAGGCCGGGGGCAACAGCTCCACCTCCATCTTCACCCAGCCCTCAGCCAGCGGGGGCCACCAGGGTCCCCACCGCAACTTGCACCTCTGTGCCTTCGAGATTGGCCTGTACGCCCTGGGCCTGCACAACTTTGTCTCGCCCAACTGGCTATCCAGGACCTACTCCTCCCACGTCTCCTGGATCACAG gcCAGGCCATGGAGATTGGCAGTGCTGCCCTCAACATCCTGGTGGAATGCTGGGACGGGCACCTCACCCCTCCCGAGGTGGCATCACTGGCAGACAGGGCATCACGGGCGCGGGACCCCAACATGGTTCGCGCTGCGGCCGAGCTGGCCCTGAGCTGCCTGCCCCATGCACACGCCCTCAACCCCAATGAGATCCAGAGGGCCCTGGTGCAGTGCAAGGAACAG gaCAATCTGATGCTAGAGAAAGCCTGTATGGCTGTAGAGGAGGCAGCCAAGGGGGGCGGTGTGTACCCTGAGGTTCTGTTTGAGGTGGCCCACCAGTGGTACTGGCTCTATGAGCAGACAGTAGGAGGGGGCTCAGGGGCCCAGCGCGAGGGCCCGGGACGCTGCAGGGCCAACGGTGGAGCTGGGAGAAGGCCCCCGGAGACTGGTCACGGTGTGACGGACAACAGTGGCAACATGGAGTCCTCTGGTGTTGCCACAGTTACTGCCTCTGTGACAGCAGCGGCTGTGGTGCCCGTCATCTCTGTGGGCTCCACCATCTACCAATCACACGCCCTTCCTGGCTCTGCCATGGCCCACCCCCACTCCCAGGGCCTGCATCCCTACACTACCATCCAGGCCCACCTGCCCACTGTCTGCACCCCCCAGTACCTGGGGCACCCGCTGCAGCATGTCCCCCGGCCCACTGTGTTCCCCTTGTCAGGGGGTGCGTACCCACAG GGAATGCACCCGGCCTTTATCGGTGCCCAGTACCCGTTCTCAGTGGCCACCGGCCCCCATCCGCCCATGGCAGCAACTGCGGTCACCTTCCCTGGTATTCCCGTGCCGTCCATGACCCAGATCGCCGTCCACCCTTACCACACTGAGACCGGCCTGCCTCTGAGCACCACTGTAGCAG GAGCCACGACTTTTTCCTCTTTCTATCCAGTAGGTGGCGTCCATTCAGGCGCCACAATCCAGGCCATTCAGGGGTCATCTCTTCCTGGTATGTCTTCCCAGCCCGTCTCATTGGTCAGCGCCCCCTTCCCGTCTGAAGACGAGCAGCAtagccagccaatcagccagcaGGGTCTTCACTACCTGCACTCAGCCTACAGAGTTG GCATGCTGGCTTTGGAGATGCTTGGAAGGAGGGCTCACAACGACCACCCCAATAACTTCTCCCGCAGCCCCCCATACACGGAGGATGTCAAGTGGCTCCTGGGCCTGGCTGCACGGCTAG gTGTGAACTACGTGTACCAGTTCTGTGTGGGTGCGGCTAAGGGTGTGCTCAGCCCCTTCGTCCTTCAGGAGATCATCATGGAGGCTCTCCAGAGACTCAACCCCGCCCACATCCATGCCCACCTCCGCACGCCCGCCTTCCATCAGCTTGTGCAGCGCTGCCAGCAGGCCTATCTACAG TATATCCACCACCGGCTGATCCACCTGACCCCGGCCGACTACGACGACTTTGTCAACATCATCCGCAGTGCCCGCGGGGCCTTCTGTTTGACCCCTGTGGGAATGATGCAGTTCAACGACGTGCTTCAGAACCTGAAGAGGGGCAAGCAGACCAAGGAGCTGTGGCAGCGCATCTCTCTGGAGATGGCCACCTTCTCCCCATGA